A single genomic interval of Heliangelus exortis chromosome 20, bHelExo1.hap1, whole genome shotgun sequence harbors:
- the ABCA5 gene encoding cholesterol transporter ABCA5, with product MAPARRDAGIWRQTRALLFKNCLVKCRTKKSSVQEILFPLFFLFWLILMSMMHPHRKYDEVTNTNLGTLDTSMVVNFVIGYTPPTHAAREIMKKVAFDYFEDGIITEEYLSEEELQEASAFKPSNFVGVVFTDAMSYQLRFPDSVAMSSIYMESRASCSNLRKGCESVMYWSSGFTALQACIDAAIIQLKTNQSVWEQLELTRAVVMGEAAVVEIDNFPRAIILIYLVIAFSPFGYYLAIHIVAEKERKLKEFLKILGLHDTAFWLSWVLLYMSLIFVMSILMAVIATASSLFPQSSAFVIFLLFFLYGISSVFFALMLTPLFKKSKHVGIVEFLATLAFGFVGLNIVLLEDFPKSFVWILSPLCQCSFLIGVAQVMHLEDYEDGATFSNINKGPYPLFISLILLVLDSIFYLLVAVYLDQVIPGEFGLRRTLFFFMKPSFWSKHRKNYKELYESSINGSLSFSEIVEPVPSEFQGKEAIRISCVQKTFRKKGETVEALRNLSFDIYEGQITALLGHSGTGKTTLMNILCGLCPPTDGFVSVYGHRVSEIDEMLEVRQIAGVCPQADIHFDILTVEENLSIFAAIKGIPQNDLIQEVQKVLLDLDMQPIRDNQAKKLSGGQKRRLSVGVAVLGNPKVLLLDEPTAGMDPCSRHIVWNLLKNRKANRVTVFSTHFMDEADILADRKAVISQGMLKCLGSSLFLKSKWGIGYRLSMHIDAYCNTEATTSLIRQHIPAASLIQENHEQLVYTLPLRDMDKFAGLFSDLDTHSHLGVITYGVSMTTLEDVYLKLEVEAEIDQADYSVFNAQQVQDEMDTKSLDDMEQSLLMLSETKASTMSNAALWKKQVATIAKVHFLSLKRENKCVRVMLLLFLIYLVVQILLFFIHHIIKSSVAAIKLSPDLYLLKPGEDYHKYRSRLLLQNSTESDINDIVHSLGNMNILLEMFNDSDYVSAAPHSAALNVFDLESRQNYVFTIIFNSTMVHSLPVLMNIVSNLLLHNLNVTESIQIWSNPFIQNLPDTIFRLEIYFEAVLLGIIITGMPPYFAMDNAENHKIKAYTQLKIAGLYPSAYWMGQAAIDLPLFYSILVLMIGSLFAFHYGVYFYVVKFVAVIFCLIGYVPSVVLFTYVVSFTFKKVQNTKEFWSFIFSVTALLCTVVTEVAFFLDFYLVTTILHYVFSILIPIYPLIGCLICFIKVSWKGKRKSGGYYDPWDRLLVAVIAPYLQCVVWLFLLRCFELKNGGRTVREDLFFRKCFTKPRTWKFPEHPRDENEDEDVKAERLRVQEILSGPKSEEMPAILVNSLHKEFDERKEFLLGRKIKKVATKHVSLCVKKGEILGLLGPNGAGKSTLINMLVGEVEPTSGQVLIGDASFGLSSEDDSVKFVGYCPQTNPLWPDITLQEHFEIYGAIKGMSQSDIKEVIKRVASALDFKDHLQKTTKKLGVGLKRKLCFALSMLGNPRVTLLDEPSTGMDPKAKQHMWRAIRAAFKNKERAAILTTHYMEEADAVCDRVAILVSGQLRCIGTVQHLKSKFGRGYFLEMKLKEAADVQQVEYLQSQILHIFPNANRQESFASILAYKIPKEDVQSLSHSFSKLEEVKHAYNIEEYSFSQATLEQVFVELAKEQEEEDSGFGTLNSTLWWERTQEDRVIF from the exons ATGGCACCAGCACGAAGAGATGCAGGAATATGGAGACAAACCCGAGCTCTCTTGTTCAAGAACTGTCTTGTGAAGTGTAGGACCAAAAAAAGCAGTGTTCAG GAGatcctcttccccctctttttcttgttctggcTCATCCTGATGAGCATGATGCATCCTCACAGGAAGTACGACGAGGTCACCAACACCAACCTGGGCACCCTGGATACCTCCATGGTGGTGAATTTTGTCATCGGGTACACGCCGCCCACCCACGCGGCCCGAGAAATCATGAAGAAAGTGGCCTTTGATTACTTCGAAGATG GCATCATCACCGAGGAGTATTTAAGTGAGGAGGAGCTGCAAGAGGCAAGTGCTTTTAAACCCTCCAACTTCGTGGGTGTTGTGTTCACTGATGCCATGTCCTACCAGCTGAGGTTCCCTGACTCCGTTGCTATGTCTTCCATTTATATGGAATCAAGAG ccaGTTGCTCCAACCTGCGGAAAGGGTGCGAGTCAGTGATGTACTGGAGCTCGGGATTTACAGCTCTGCAAGCCTGCATTGATGCTGCCATTATACAG CTGAAGACCAACCAGTCCGTGTGGGAGCAACTGGAACTGACCAGGGCAGTGGTTAtgggagaggcagcagtggTGGAAATTGATAATTTTCCTCGTGCCATCATTTTAATTTACCTCGTGATTGCTTTCTCACCATTTGGGTATTATTTGGCAATTCATATCGTggcagaaaaggagaggaagttGAAGGAATTCTTAAAAATACTGGGACTTCATGACACTGCCTTTTG GCtttcctgggtgctgctctACATGAGCCTGATTTTTGTCATGTCCATTCTGATGGCAGTGATTGCAACAgcctcttccctctttccccagAGCAGTGCCTTTGTGatattcctcctttttttcctctatggaATTTCTTCA GTTTTCTTTGCACTGATGCTGACCCCTCTGTTTAAAAAGTCCAAGCATGTGGGTATAGTGGAGTTCTTGGCCACGCTGGCTTTTGGGTTTGTGGGCCTCAACATTGTCCTGCTGGAAGATTTCCCCAAATCTTTTGTGTGGATCCTCAGCCCCTTGTGTCAGTGCAGCTTCTTGATTGGTGTTGCCCAG GTCATGCATCTAGAGGATTATGAAGATGGTGCAAccttttcaaatattaataaGGGTCCTTACCCTCTCTTTATCTCTCTCATTTTACTGGTGCTGGATAGCATCTTTTACCTTCTGGTAGCTGTCTACCTTGACCAGGTCATCCCAG GGGAGTTCGGGCTCCGCCGCACgctgtttttcttcatgaaacCCTCATTTTGGTCAAAGCACAGGAAGAATTACAAGGAGTTGTACGAGAGCAGCATCAATGGCAGCTTGAGTTTCAGTGAGATAGTTGAGCCCGTGCCTTCTGAATTTCAGGGGAAAGAAGCCATCAG AATCAGCTGTGTTCAGAAAACATtcaggaaaaagggggaaactGTGGAGGCTCTCCGAA ATTTGTCCTTTGACATCTATGAAGGGCAgatcacagctctgctgggccaCAGTGGGACTGGGAAGACAACACTGATGAACATCCTCTGTGGGCTGTGTCCCCCCACGGATG ggtttgtCTCTGTTTATGGGCACAGAGTCTCTGAAATTGATGAAATGCTTGAAGTGAGACAGATAGCAGGGGTGTGCCCCCAGGCTGACATACACTTTGATATTTTAACTGTGGAGGAGAATCTCTCCATCTTTGCTGCCATTAAAGGAATCCCTCAAAACGATTTGATCCAGGAG GTGCAGAAAGTGTTGTTGGATTTGGACATGCAGCCTATCAGAGACAACCAAGCTAAAAAATTAAGTGGGgggcagaagaggaggctctCGGTGGGAGTTGCTGTCCTGGGGAACCCCAAG GTTTTGCTGCTGGATGAGCCGACAGCGGGCATGGATCCCTGCTCCCGGCACATCGTCTGGAACCTCCTcaaaaacaggaaagcaaatcGTGTGACTGTTTTCAGCACCCACTTCATGGACGAGGCAGATATCCTGGCTG ATCGTAAAGCTGTGATTTCCCAAGGGATGTTAAAATGCCTGGGATCCTCTCTCTTTCTGAAGAGCAAGTGGGGGATTGGCTACCGCTTGAG cATGCACATCGATGCCTACTGCAACACAGAGGCCACAACCTCCCTGATCCGTCAGCACATTCCTGCTGCCAGCCTCATCCAGGAGAACCACGAGCAGCTCGTCTACACCCTGCCCCTCAGGGACATGGACAAGTTTGCAG GCTTGTTTTCTGACCTGGACACTCATTCCCATCTGGGTGTTATCACCTATGGCGTTTCCATGACAACCCTGGAGGATGTTTACCTGAAGCTGGAAGTTGAGGCAGAGATTGACCAAGCAG attaCAGTGTGTTCAATGCCCAGCAAGTGCAGGATGAAATGGACACCAAATCCCTCGATGACATGGAGCAGAGCCTCCTCATGCTCTCAGAAACAAAGGCATCAACAATGAGCAATGCAGCCCTCTGGAAGAAGCAGGTTGCCACCATAGCAAAAGTTCATTTCCTGAGCCTcaagagggaaaataaatgtgtgaGAGTTAT gttgttgctttttctgattTATCTTGTAGTTCAGATTTTATTGTTCTTCATACACCACATCATCAAAAGTTCTGTAGCTGCTATCAAACTTTCCCCAGATTTGTACTTGCTGAAGCCTGGGGAGGATTATCACAAGTACAGGAGTCGTCTCCTGCTGCAGAATTCCACAG AATCTGATATCAATGACATTGTCCACTCCCTGGGGAACATGAACATACTCCTGGAGATGTTCAATGACAGTGACTACGTCTCAGCTGCCCCTCACAGTGCAGCTTTGAACGTGTTTGACCTTGAATCCAGACAG aactATGTTTTCACCATCATATTTAACAGCACCATGGTGCATTCCCTGCCAGTGCTGATGAATATTGTCAGCAATTTGCTGCTGCACAACTTAAATGTGACAGAGAGCATTCAGATCTGGAGCAACCCCTTCATTCAG AATCTCCCAGACACAATTTTCAGACTAGAGATCTATTTTGAAGCTGTGTTACTGGGAATCATTATTACTGGGATGCCACCCTATTTTGCCATGGACAATGCAGAAAACCATAAG ATCAAAGCATACACACAGCTGAAGATTGCAGGGCTTTATCCCTCTGCTTACTGGATGGGTCAGGCTGCCATCGACCTCCCCCTCTTTTATTCCATCCTTGTCCTGATGATTGGCAGCCTCTTTGCCTTCCACTATGGTGTTTACTTTTATGTGGTCAAGTTTGTTGCTGTG ATTTTTTGCCTGATTGGTTATGTCCCTTCTGTTGTGCTCTTCACTTACGTGGTCTCCTTCACCTTTAAAAAAGTCCAGAATACAAAagaattttggtcatttatattttcagtg ACAGCCTTGCTCTGCACAGTTGTCACTGAAGTGGCCTTTTTTCTGGACTTTTACTTGGTAACCACCATCCTGCATTATGTCTTCTCCATCCTCATTCCTATTTATCCCCTTATTGGCTGTTTGATTTGCTTTATAAAG GTCtcctggaaagggaagaggaagagtgGGGGATACTACGACCCATGGGACCGGCTCCTGGTAGCAGTCATAGCT cCCTATTTGCAGTGTGTTGTGTGGCTCTTCCTCCTGCGATGTTTTGAGCTGAAGAATGGAGGGAGGACAGTTAGAGAAGATCTGTTCTTCAG aaaatgttttacaaAACCCAGAACCTGGAAGTTCCCAGAGCACCCACGTGATGAGAACGAAGATGAAGATGTGAAGGCAGAGAGGCTGCGAGTCCAGGAAATCCTGAGTGGCCCCAAAAGTGAGGAG ATGCCAGCCATCCTGGTCAACAGTTTGCACAAGGAATTTGATGAAAGAAAGGAGTTTCTTCTGGgcagaaaaatcaagaaagtGGCAACCAAACACGTTTCTCTCTGTGTAAAAAAAG GAGAAATACTGGGTTTGTTGGGGCCCaatggagctgggaaaagcaCATTAATTAACATGCTTGTTGGAGAGGTTGAGCCAACCAGTGGGCAG GTTCTGATAGGAGATGCTTCTTTTGGCCTGAGCAGTGAAGATGACTCAGTGAAATTTGTGGGATACTGTCCTCAAACTAATCCACTTTGGCCAGATATCACATTGCAGGAACACTTTGAAATTTATGGAGCTATCAAAGGGATGAGTCAGTCTGATATTAAGGAAGTCATAAAGCG CGTCGCGAGTGCCCTGGATTTTAAAGACCACCTGCAGAAGACCACCAAGAAACTGGGTGTGGGGCTGAAACGCAAG ctctgcttcgCCCTCAGCATGCTGGGCAACCCCCGGGTCACCCTCCTGGATGAACCCTCCACTGGGATGGATCCAAAAGCCAAGCAGCACATGTG gCGGGCAATCCgagcagcatttaaaaataaggagAGAGCAGCTATCCTGACCACCCACTACATGGAGGAGGCAGATGCTGTCTGTGACCGTGTGGCCATCCTGGTGTCAGGGCAGCTCAG GTGTATAGGGACTGTGCAACACCTGAAGAGTAAGTTTGGCAGAGGATACTTcttggaaatgaaattaaaagaagcagcagacGTGCAGCAGGTGGAGTATCTACAGAGCCAGATTTTGCACATCTTCCCAAATGCAAATCGTCAGGAAAG TTTTGCTTCTATTTTGGCATATAAAATTCCAAAAGAAGATGTGCAGTCGCTCTCACATTCTTTTTCCAAGCTGGAAGAAG TAAAACATGCCTATAACATTGAGGAGTACAGCTTTTCTCAGGCAACACTGGAACAG GTTTTTGTGGAGCTTGCtaaggagcaggaggaggaggacagtgGCTTTGGCACCCTGAACAGCACCTTGTGGTGGGAGAGGAcccaggaggacagagtcatTTTCTGA